A window from Gottschalkiaceae bacterium SANA encodes these proteins:
- the rpoN gene encoding RNA polymerase factor sigma-54, which produces MKLEFGLKLEQKQKLVMTQQLRQAIELLQFNQLQLVDFINQEMDTNPLLEMKEVEQETGELDVEDWKEYLRSNDQADYVNFGSEQRGEDASPFESRHAAIVTLKELLRKQLYCSKLKDEQVRIGEAIIERIDAQGYFKSEMADLAYQIRAYEEEVEIMLYIIQSFDPIGVGARDLSECIELQLRERGIQQTLVYEIVKDELALIAERRYEILAKKFNVQEDEIEAIAELIQSCNPKPGSVYPSEDELVRYIRPDVYVTLGDEGYEIRANESLMPRLYVSPKIQALLKSGEEAEFVKAYLDRALWVVKMIEQRRQTVIRIAGAIVDVQASFFVEGDKGLRPLTMKQVAEEADVHESTVSRVVNGKYMQTPVGLYEMKYFFTTNLGGGEDGVSSKSVQALIREMTEEEDKKKPLSDQKIAEELAKREIKVSRRTVAKYREEMGILSSAKRKRRG; this is translated from the coding sequence ATGAAGCTGGAATTTGGATTAAAGCTAGAACAAAAACAAAAATTAGTGATGACACAGCAATTGCGTCAGGCCATTGAGCTACTCCAATTCAATCAATTGCAATTGGTTGATTTCATTAATCAAGAGATGGACACAAATCCTCTTTTGGAGATGAAAGAAGTAGAACAGGAAACTGGCGAATTGGATGTTGAGGACTGGAAAGAATACTTGCGAAGCAATGATCAGGCGGATTATGTGAATTTTGGCAGCGAGCAACGCGGAGAAGACGCTTCTCCCTTCGAATCTCGTCATGCTGCAATCGTCACCCTGAAAGAATTGTTGCGCAAGCAATTGTATTGTTCAAAATTGAAAGATGAGCAGGTGCGAATCGGCGAGGCGATTATTGAGCGGATTGATGCCCAGGGATATTTCAAGTCGGAAATGGCCGATCTGGCCTATCAAATCCGTGCTTACGAAGAAGAAGTAGAAATTATGCTGTATATTATCCAATCCTTTGATCCGATTGGCGTTGGGGCGAGGGATTTGTCAGAATGTATTGAGCTTCAATTGCGGGAACGAGGCATTCAACAAACATTGGTGTATGAAATTGTTAAAGATGAGTTGGCCTTGATTGCGGAACGCAGGTATGAAATTCTCGCCAAAAAATTTAACGTGCAAGAGGATGAGATTGAAGCCATTGCAGAATTGATTCAATCCTGTAATCCAAAACCTGGATCGGTTTATCCGTCGGAAGACGAATTGGTCCGCTATATTCGACCTGACGTCTATGTAACCCTAGGTGATGAAGGCTACGAGATTCGAGCCAATGAATCTTTGATGCCGCGGCTTTATGTCAGTCCGAAGATTCAGGCCTTGTTGAAAAGCGGGGAAGAAGCTGAATTTGTTAAGGCCTATTTGGATCGCGCTCTTTGGGTTGTGAAGATGATTGAGCAAAGGCGACAAACTGTGATTCGAATAGCCGGCGCCATTGTCGACGTGCAAGCATCATTCTTTGTTGAAGGAGACAAAGGCTTGCGTCCATTGACCATGAAACAGGTGGCGGAAGAAGCTGATGTGCATGAGTCTACCGTTAGCCGAGTGGTCAATGGAAAATATATGCAAACCCCAGTTGGTTTGTATGAAATGAAGTACTTCTTTACAACAAATCTTGGCGGTGGAGAAGACGGTGTCAGTTCCAAAAGTGTGCAAGCGTTGATTCGAGAGATGACAGAAGAAGAGGATAAAAAGAAACCCCTGAGCGATCAAAAGATTGCCGAAGAGTTGGCAAAACGTGAGATCAAGGTATCCCGCAGAACGGTTGCCAAATACCGAGAGGAAATGGGAATTCTTTCTTCAGCAAAAAGAAAGCGTCGCGGATAA
- a CDS encoding amidohydrolase, producing the protein MKLDRLLTHCNLIDETGMVSYDQSLGIKDGKLVRMNGEESVEACETLNLEGAYVSPSFVNMHAHGAMNIFKGIAEDVAIQRWFDEILWPYESKMEAFDAKTGSLLAMAEMLDHGITCFAEHYFFENEILEAAEETGIRLEMAPTLFGSDPNFDARLKATTQLAKKRSTDRIHFAYGPHSPYTVSKEQLESVVEEAEKNGLSIHLHVSETKEQVEQSLGAHGCTPFAYLANIGFFSQRVLVGHGLWIEEGDVDVIGSKTYFAACPKTYGKLAMGTGGLWNLSERLNLSFGTDGAASSATLDVVEQARLFGLFGKQLRGNAENFTLQWLWQHLMKGHEYFGFSTGSLADGYEADLIIWDLDQPHTLPVYDPLAAILYSSDTRNIQHVLIHGEFVKEDGLLCTIPKDLNKSVRKSVEGILERGTGSAKVHFAK; encoded by the coding sequence ATGAAGCTTGATCGCCTTTTGACCCATTGCAATTTGATTGATGAGACAGGAATGGTCAGTTACGATCAATCCTTGGGAATCAAGGATGGGAAACTGGTACGAATGAATGGCGAGGAATCGGTGGAGGCCTGTGAAACATTAAACCTTGAAGGGGCATACGTCTCTCCAAGTTTTGTTAATATGCATGCCCATGGTGCCATGAATATCTTTAAGGGAATTGCAGAAGATGTCGCCATTCAACGATGGTTTGATGAAATTCTCTGGCCCTATGAGAGCAAGATGGAAGCCTTTGATGCCAAAACAGGATCTTTATTGGCCATGGCGGAAATGCTAGATCATGGAATTACCTGTTTCGCTGAGCATTATTTCTTTGAGAATGAGATTCTTGAAGCAGCAGAGGAAACGGGGATCAGACTTGAAATGGCGCCAACACTCTTTGGATCAGATCCCAATTTTGACGCACGGTTGAAAGCGACAACACAGTTGGCCAAAAAACGTTCAACCGATCGTATTCACTTTGCCTATGGCCCCCATTCGCCCTATACGGTGTCTAAGGAACAATTGGAGTCAGTGGTGGAAGAGGCTGAAAAAAACGGACTGTCGATTCATCTACACGTTTCAGAGACGAAAGAACAGGTGGAACAATCATTGGGTGCGCACGGGTGTACGCCATTTGCCTATTTGGCAAATATTGGGTTCTTTTCTCAACGTGTCCTTGTGGGACACGGGCTTTGGATTGAAGAGGGCGATGTAGATGTGATTGGCAGCAAGACTTACTTTGCCGCATGTCCAAAAACCTACGGGAAGTTGGCCATGGGGACCGGTGGGCTTTGGAATTTGTCCGAACGGTTGAATCTATCCTTTGGCACCGACGGTGCAGCTAGTTCTGCTACCCTTGATGTTGTTGAACAAGCTCGTCTATTTGGATTGTTTGGCAAGCAATTGAGAGGAAATGCTGAAAATTTTACCTTGCAATGGTTATGGCAACACTTGATGAAGGGGCATGAATACTTTGGCTTTTCAACGGGTTCTTTGGCTGATGGCTATGAAGCTGATTTGATTATCTGGGATTTGGATCAACCACATACATTACCGGTGTATGATCCTTTAGCAGCAATCCTTTATTCTTCTGACACAAGAAATATTCAACACGTGTTGATTCATGGGGAATTCGTCAAAGAAGACGGCCTTCTCTGTACGATTCCAAAAGATCTTAACAAAAGTGTAAGAAAATCGGTAGAGGGAATTTTGGAGCGAGGTACGGGAAGTGCAAAAGTACACTTTGCCAAGTGA
- the rihC gene encoding ribonucleoside hydrolase RihC, translating into MNRIPVVLDCDTGTDDAMAILTGLACPALDIRAITTVAGNVELKYTSVNTLNLVAYLGYDVPVAVGKSEPMIRPLHTAKEVHGENGMGDVVLPTSNRAFDSESAIDVIYREAKIAGGDLHLVAVGPLTNIAHLFMTYPDVKSLIKHLTIMGGAIDGGNMTPCTEFNIHVDPEAAKLVSESGVPQTWVTLDATLSATIEDQMLEELRAVDTKKAGISVEILDYMVTRNRRFGIEGAVMHDGLALASVAVPELLKGDEFYLTVETKGQYTSGKTVVDVARVTGKPNNAFVTTGMNVEKFRAWMKEMILNEA; encoded by the coding sequence ATGAATAGAATACCAGTAGTTTTAGACTGCGATACTGGCACTGATGATGCCATGGCTATTTTGACAGGGCTTGCGTGTCCAGCTTTGGATATTCGAGCGATTACAACAGTAGCTGGAAATGTGGAATTGAAATACACCTCGGTAAATACCTTAAATCTGGTGGCTTATTTGGGATACGATGTTCCAGTCGCTGTTGGAAAATCAGAACCCATGATTCGACCCCTACATACAGCTAAGGAAGTTCATGGAGAAAATGGCATGGGAGACGTGGTATTGCCAACGAGCAATCGCGCATTTGATTCGGAATCTGCCATTGATGTCATCTACCGTGAAGCAAAAATAGCAGGTGGGGACTTACACCTTGTTGCAGTTGGTCCTTTAACCAATATTGCTCATCTCTTTATGACTTATCCGGATGTAAAGTCTTTGATTAAGCACCTGACAATTATGGGCGGTGCCATTGATGGCGGTAATATGACGCCGTGCACGGAGTTTAATATCCATGTTGATCCTGAAGCTGCAAAGCTTGTTTCGGAATCTGGCGTACCACAAACTTGGGTGACTTTGGACGCAACCTTATCTGCGACCATTGAAGATCAAATGTTGGAAGAATTACGTGCGGTTGATACAAAAAAAGCAGGGATATCGGTTGAAATTTTAGATTATATGGTAACTCGTAATCGAAGATTTGGTATTGAAGGTGCTGTTATGCATGATGGATTAGCCTTGGCTTCCGTAGCGGTGCCAGAGCTTTTAAAGGGTGATGAGTTCTATTTGACTGTTGAGACCAAAGGTCAATATACGTCAGGAAAAACAGTGGTCGATGTTGCCCGAGTGACAGGAAAACCCAACAATGCATTTGTCACAACGGGAATGAATGTGGAAAAATTCCGTGCCTGGATGAAGGAGATGATCCTCAATGAAGCTTGA
- the deoD_4 gene encoding purine-nucleoside phosphorylase, whose protein sequence is MTTAHNQAKMGDIAETILLPGDPLRAKYIADTFLEDVVQFNSVRNMLGFTGTYKGKRVSVMGTGMGIPSISIYTEELCKFYGVKNMIRIGTCGAMQEEVKLRDVVIAMSASTDSAVNLNRFNGQSFAPTASFELLNKAYTVALEQGVKPVVGNILTSDVFYGDEDALVTWEKWAKFGVICAEMETAALYTIAAKYGVNALTLLTVSDHIVTHEQTTPEERQKTFNDMMKIALELA, encoded by the coding sequence ATGACAACAGCTCACAATCAAGCAAAGATGGGTGATATCGCGGAAACAATTTTGCTTCCCGGTGATCCTCTTCGTGCAAAATATATAGCAGATACTTTCCTTGAGGATGTTGTACAGTTTAACTCTGTACGTAACATGCTAGGTTTTACAGGAACCTACAAAGGCAAGCGGGTTTCTGTTATGGGAACGGGAATGGGTATTCCTTCAATTTCCATCTACACAGAAGAGCTATGTAAATTCTATGGCGTAAAAAATATGATTCGCATCGGTACTTGCGGCGCTATGCAAGAAGAAGTGAAGCTTCGCGATGTGGTTATCGCCATGAGTGCTTCAACGGACTCTGCAGTCAATTTGAATCGCTTCAATGGTCAGTCTTTTGCTCCAACGGCTAGCTTTGAGCTTTTGAACAAGGCTTACACAGTCGCTCTGGAACAAGGAGTTAAGCCGGTTGTTGGCAATATTTTGACAAGCGACGTTTTCTACGGGGATGAGGATGCCCTTGTTACATGGGAAAAATGGGCCAAGTTTGGTGTCATTTGTGCTGAGATGGAAACTGCAGCGCTTTATACGATCGCTGCGAAATATGGCGTGAATGCATTGACGCTTTTAACTGTTTCTGATCACATTGTGACGCACGAGCAGACAACACCGGAAGAACGGCAAAAAACTTTCAACGATATGATGAAAATCGCGTTGGAATTGGCATAG